The proteins below come from a single Afipia felis ATCC 53690 genomic window:
- a CDS encoding DUF1003 domain-containing protein, with protein MKQKVEDQDGMEQAEHDLLADLRRARRSLRLQDMDEPPAVARLTPGQRIADAVATVMGSWSFIIVQSAILVVWIAANLVGAIRGWDPYPFILLNLALSFQAAYAAPVIMMSQNRQQDIDRKAAENDYRINVKAELEIELLHEKIDQLREREVLKLTEAVRMLTKLLEQSASGARETDAEAGRPS; from the coding sequence ATGAAGCAGAAGGTGGAAGACCAGGATGGCATGGAACAAGCCGAGCACGACCTGCTCGCCGACCTCAGGCGAGCCCGCCGCTCACTTCGTCTTCAGGACATGGATGAGCCCCCGGCGGTTGCGCGCCTGACGCCGGGGCAAAGGATAGCGGACGCGGTCGCCACCGTCATGGGATCGTGGAGTTTCATCATCGTCCAGAGCGCAATCCTGGTCGTCTGGATAGCGGCCAACTTGGTCGGCGCGATTAGGGGTTGGGACCCCTACCCGTTCATTCTGCTCAATCTCGCGCTTTCGTTCCAGGCGGCCTACGCCGCGCCGGTTATCATGATGAGCCAGAACCGGCAGCAGGACATCGATCGCAAGGCCGCGGAGAATGACTACCGGATCAATGTGAAGGCGGAGCTCGAAATAGAGTTGCTGCATGAGAAGATCGACCAACTGCGCGAGCGCGAAGTCCTGAAGCTAACGGAGGCCGTCAGGATGCTGACCAAGCTGCTGGAGCAGTCGGCGTCCGGTGCACGCGAGACCGATGCGGAAGCCGGACGGCCGTCATAA
- a CDS encoding Na+/H+ antiporter NhaA, with translation MQIKETVGVSFRGPVESQSLEDVVVLVDSAGFALGAQRGFSSRVRNVGDRGFVTSRCVEIPLVGPDGEVSGVLYDSSPRSYSHLVIAPNKPERASEIVESAQFIVHDINNLLAVISSGLRLLECQDDAEDRKAIVGKLQETITRSAFLTRRLLGDARPRAKPIDGYVDGRRLAAIASSLDRAFHPDITIRMEIAPDLWAFNADAEDLYFALLNLCRNAADAMPEGGIITIAARNVEHSAGATQGFVEIVVADDGMGMPEEVLSQAFTRYFTTKPASNLNRPPTDCGGTPARGRATLSSQSSHLRMRGVAINPSVFVGHGWLMAAIVAGLAIGKPLGIFLAATAAVRTGIAVKPTEYTWRQLAGAGALAGIGFTMSLFIAGQAFPNTTDFSAAKIAVFAASILSAVFGTVLLWGASQQEPVVDAAQSPSIQAQ, from the coding sequence ATGCAGATCAAAGAGACAGTTGGCGTTTCCTTCCGCGGTCCTGTTGAAAGTCAGTCGCTTGAGGATGTTGTGGTGCTCGTTGACAGCGCTGGTTTTGCGCTCGGAGCGCAGCGAGGATTCAGCTCAAGAGTGCGGAACGTCGGCGATCGCGGCTTCGTTACATCCAGGTGCGTAGAGATCCCGCTCGTCGGGCCCGACGGCGAGGTATCGGGGGTTCTGTATGACTCCAGTCCGCGATCCTACTCGCATCTCGTGATCGCCCCAAACAAGCCAGAAAGGGCGAGCGAGATAGTAGAGTCGGCGCAGTTCATCGTCCACGACATCAACAATCTTCTCGCCGTGATCAGCAGCGGGCTTCGATTGCTCGAGTGCCAGGATGATGCCGAGGATCGAAAGGCGATCGTCGGCAAATTGCAGGAGACGATCACAAGAAGCGCGTTCCTGACCCGACGGCTCCTTGGCGATGCGCGACCGCGAGCCAAGCCGATCGACGGGTACGTCGACGGTCGTCGCCTCGCAGCGATTGCGAGCAGCCTCGACCGGGCGTTCCATCCAGACATCACAATCCGCATGGAGATCGCTCCTGACTTGTGGGCGTTCAATGCCGATGCAGAAGACCTGTACTTCGCTCTACTGAACCTTTGCCGAAACGCGGCCGACGCTATGCCTGAGGGCGGCATCATTACAATTGCGGCGCGGAACGTCGAGCATTCCGCCGGCGCAACGCAGGGATTCGTCGAGATCGTCGTTGCCGATGATGGGATGGGCATGCCCGAAGAGGTCCTCTCGCAGGCCTTCACCCGTTACTTCACCACAAAACCCGCGAGCAACTTGAATCGCCCGCCGACCGATTGCGGCGGCACGCCGGCGCGCGGTCGAGCTACGTTGTCTTCCCAGTCTTCGCACTTGCGAATGCGGGGAGTGGCGATCAACCCGAGCGTCTTCGTGGGGCATGGTTGGCTCATGGCAGCGATCGTCGCTGGCCTCGCCATAGGAAAGCCGCTCGGCATCTTTCTAGCGGCTACCGCGGCAGTTCGCACGGGCATCGCCGTCAAGCCGACCGAATACACGTGGCGGCAGCTGGCCGGAGCGGGAGCCCTTGCTGGTATCGGTTTTACGATGTCGCTCTTTATCGCCGGCCAGGCATTCCCAAACACCACTGATTTCTCGGCCGCCAAGATCGCTGTGTTCGCCGCATCGATTCTTTCGGCTGTCTTCGGGACGGTTCTACTCTGGGGAGCTTCGCAGCAGGAGCCCGTCGTTGACGCGGCGCAAAGCCCCAGCATTCAAGCTCAATAG
- a CDS encoding host attachment family protein, which translates to MILPTGTTIAVADGETVRLFHNTGVKPGVHLVEITAAPASAHAGSGARHHNGSANLDSRQLVEDDFAAVTAAFLNTLSLDGTIEHLVVVSDPETLGEMRKHFHRDLRGKIIGELAKDFSRRPLEDIASLIADA; encoded by the coding sequence ATGATTCTACCCACCGGTACGACAATAGCGGTTGCTGACGGCGAGACGGTGCGCCTGTTCCACAATACGGGCGTGAAACCTGGCGTGCATCTGGTTGAAATCACCGCGGCGCCCGCGTCCGCCCATGCGGGTTCGGGCGCACGCCACCATAACGGCTCCGCCAACCTGGACAGCAGGCAACTCGTTGAAGACGATTTCGCGGCAGTGACGGCGGCGTTCCTTAACACGCTCAGCCTGGACGGGACCATTGAGCACCTGGTCGTTGTCTCCGATCCCGAGACCCTGGGGGAGATGCGCAAGCACTTCCACCGCGACCTGAGAGGCAAGATCATAGGCGAGCTCGCGAAGGACTTCAGCCGTCGCCCGCTCGAGGACATCGCCTCACTAATCGCTGACGCCTGA
- a CDS encoding peroxiredoxin-like family protein encodes MRKSENTHATAPRRATKPSKRDPADAIRSTTEYLIATRQAERALKAGNSAPSFRLRDQLGIEVALETLLKPGPLILTFYSGSWCPACGRDLQAFESLRQSVEMQGASLVSISQQTIEENAKAHTQLKLGFPILSDRGGRIAELFGVRWRIPEILREVHMKSGIDLPLLNGDDSWTLPIPARFIIDRAGLIAFSEINPGQSGRSPPRDVLPVLEHLHRLRAA; translated from the coding sequence ATGAGGAAAAGCGAGAACACGCACGCGACGGCTCCGCGTCGGGCAACGAAGCCAAGCAAGCGCGACCCTGCGGATGCGATACGAAGCACGACCGAATACTTGATCGCGACACGACAGGCCGAGCGCGCGCTCAAGGCGGGCAACAGCGCACCATCCTTTCGGTTGCGTGACCAACTAGGCATTGAGGTTGCGTTGGAAACGCTCCTTAAGCCCGGTCCGTTGATCCTGACGTTCTATTCCGGCTCGTGGTGCCCGGCATGCGGCCGTGACCTGCAGGCGTTCGAGTCCCTCCGGCAGTCGGTCGAGATGCAGGGCGCGTCGCTCGTGAGCATCTCACAACAGACGATCGAGGAGAACGCAAAGGCACACACCCAGTTGAAACTGGGTTTTCCGATTCTCTCAGACCGAGGCGGCCGAATTGCCGAGCTGTTCGGCGTGCGCTGGCGCATTCCGGAGATCCTCCGGGAAGTCCACATGAAGAGCGGCATCGACCTCCCGCTTCTCAACGGTGACGACAGTTGGACACTGCCGATCCCGGCCCGCTTTATTATCGACAGGGCTGGGCTGATCGCCTTCTCCGAAATCAACCCCGGGCAGTCCGGCCGTTCTCCGCCACGGGACGTCTTGCCTGTATTGGAACACTTGCACCGCCTGCGCGCCGCATGA
- a CDS encoding acetyl-CoA acetyltransferase: protein MGEHMEETAKEWHISREAQDAWALKGHQRAVAGWNSGFFDDLVIKLPELECDSNPRADTSSEKLAALKPAFDKRSGQGTLTAGNSSPITDGAAGCWIANEAGLDRLPSNTPYLRLVDYEVAAVDHHTEGLLMAPSYAIPRLLARHGLRFDDIHLWEIHEAFAAQVLANVAAIERRDWIRSKTGVDADFGTFRWDRVNPNGGSVAIGHPFAATGARDLSQAVKELWSRPAGSRGIISVCADGGQGTVALLERV, encoded by the coding sequence ATGGGCGAGCACATGGAAGAGACCGCGAAGGAGTGGCACATCAGCCGCGAGGCGCAAGACGCCTGGGCGCTCAAGGGCCATCAGCGGGCCGTTGCCGGTTGGAATAGCGGCTTCTTCGACGATCTGGTTATCAAGCTACCCGAACTCGAGTGTGACTCCAATCCGCGCGCAGATACGTCATCGGAGAAACTTGCCGCGCTCAAGCCCGCGTTCGACAAAAGGAGCGGACAGGGAACGCTTACGGCAGGAAACTCGTCACCCATCACAGACGGCGCCGCCGGCTGCTGGATTGCAAACGAGGCGGGCCTCGACCGGCTGCCGTCGAATACGCCGTATTTGCGCTTGGTCGATTACGAGGTCGCTGCGGTCGACCACCATACTGAGGGGCTGCTGATGGCGCCCTCCTATGCGATTCCTCGTCTGCTTGCACGACACGGTCTGCGCTTTGACGACATTCACCTTTGGGAGATCCACGAAGCCTTCGCGGCCCAGGTGCTGGCGAATGTCGCTGCCATCGAACGGAGGGATTGGATCCGGTCCAAGACTGGAGTTGACGCCGATTTCGGTACCTTCCGGTGGGACCGCGTCAATCCCAATGGAGGCTCAGTCGCGATTGGTCACCCGTTCGCCGCGACGGGCGCGAGAGACTTGAGTCAGGCAGTGAAGGAGCTTTGGTCGCGACCGGCGGGATCACGCGGGATCATTAGCGTTTGTGCCGACGGCGGGCAGGGGACAGTCGCTCTCCTAGAGAGAGTTTGA